The Rosa rugosa chromosome 1, drRosRugo1.1, whole genome shotgun sequence genomic sequence TCCATCAAAACTTTCTCAGTTTCTGATCCAGTAGCTATCTCAGGTTCCAAAAACATGTTGTCTATGTTTTTTTGCATGGTAATCACATCATGGAAAGTTGTGTGCACAGTAGGGTGCAATGATGCACTAACCCTTAATGTGACATCATAGACATCATAGAACACTCTTAGAAACTCCACAAAGACCTCAGCCTTTTCCCAATCTCCCACTTCTGGAGGTCCAACCCTATTTCTATTATTCCTGCTTGGTACAAGATTTCCATCTTCATCATACTCTTCATCTGGTTCCTTGAAGTAGTTTGCAAAATTgctatcttcatcttcagccaTCACTGTAAATGCTTTCTTAAACTTCAAAGCTGCTTCCAACATTAGATAGGTGCTGTTCCACCTAGTTGGGACATCCAAACACACAAGTCCCTTACAGGGaagcttctctctctccacagTCTTCTTAAAAATATCCAATCTGTTTGCAGAAGATCTCACAAACTTCACTGCATTCCTAATTGCTAACACAGACTTTTGCAACCTTTTTAAGCCATGCCCCACTATTAAGTTAGTGATGTGAGCAGTGCATCTCACATGCATGTATTTGCCACTCAAAATCTGTTGATAAGATGCAGACTTGTTCATTCTAGACACAAGCCACTCTAGAGCAGACTTGTTTGCAGAGGCATTATCAACTGTAATGCACATGACTTTCTCAATTCCCCACTGCACTAAACATGACTCAATAAGTTTCCCTATTGTTGACCCTTGATGATTGTGAATCACATAGAAATTAATAACCCTCTTGTGCATCTTCCAATCTACGTCAATGAAATGGGCAGTAAGCACCATGTAATTGACATTTTGAACACTAGTCCAAGTATCGGTGGTTAGACTCAACCTATACTTCCTCAAAGTCTTCTTCAAATCCTTCTTTGAAGTATCATACATACTTAGAAATGTCCTACACAATTTCCTTCTAGAGGGAACATCAAAAAGAGGACACACTTTAACACAAAATCTGTTAAAGCCTTTCTTCTCCACAAAACTAAAAGGAAGCTCATCAATAACAATCATCTCTACACAAGCTTCTAAATAATCATCTTGATTATAAGTTACTGTGGTCAGTCTATTGCCCTTAAATTTATCACCAACAAGATTTTTCTGCGACTTTTCCATATTAGGAGGGTAATATCTACAAGTCAAGTTAATGTGCCTAATCATTCCAGAAGTGCCATTCTTAGAACTTTCAACAGCAAAATCACCAACCTTTCCCCTAGGACAGTAGATGCAATGAGCTCTCTTATGAACTATCTGAATGTCTTTTCCATCAGCATCTTTAGCATGTTCAATCTTATCATACTCTTTAAAATGCTCCCAAACAAAGCTACGTTTTATACCTGATTTTTCAGAGGGAGCCTCACCTACAGATGCAGCAGCTTCACTTCCAGAAGGTTGACTTGCAGCAGGTTGACTTGCAGCTTGTTCAAGAGTTGGATCTGCACCTTCAGGTTCTCTTGCAGCTTCGAGCAGTGCAGGAAAAGACGGTGATGTTGCTGTCGAAGAATCCTCAAGACCAGAAGCATCTGATCGAGGTCGAGCTATTTTCTTCCCTCTAGCCATCAGCTTCCTCAAGCCGCAAGAATCAAGATGTTGATGACTCGGAACAAAACATCTGCACAAACAAAGATAATTACATTCAggggaaaaaaaattcacaGCCTTGATTCAAGAAACGAAAATCCAATATATCTACAACCTTAAttcacaatcaaaatcaaacccaatttCTGAATCGAATTCAATTACTCAAAGAACATATCTTTCACAATCCAAGGCCAGAAGCAACAATTTCCCCCAAAACAAACGCCATTTTCAACTTTCGTTTGGGACccaagaaaacccaaaaccctcACTTATCAGTTATCACAGCCCAAAACCCAGTTTCCAATTTCGATTCTTTACAAAAACCCAGCTCGATTTCACAAAAAAGCAGACGAATAATAATCAAAGAAGCTGAAAGAGTGGTACCTGATCAGAGAGCAGAGCAGTCTTGCTTCAGATCCGATCGGAACAACAAAGCAAGAGGACGAATTGATGAATGATGAATTGGGGATCTAGGGTTCTAACTTCTAAGCTTGGAACGGTGAGTGATGAATGATGAATGATGAATGATGAATGATGAATGATGAATTGGGGATCGCGTGAATGAATAAAGGGATCAGAATTGGGGATTATTTTACCGTTTGGATCAGCCTATCCAGTGTGCTCGAGTTCATGTTAAGACTATAGACTCGAAAATCAACCAATCAAATGCCATATaaatagaaaagtaaaaaaatagaataaatgaaaataaaacggGACGGGCCGGGCCTATGCGGGATTCAAACTTTCCGAACCGAAGCCCGTCCCGTTAAAACGGGACGGTTCGGGACGGGCCCAAATAGTTGATTTTCAGGATTTCAAACCGTCCCGTCCCGCCGGTTTTCGGTACGGGACCGGTTCGGGTTCGGGTTTTCGGTTTCAGGTGCCCAGCCCTAATTTTTACCCCAAAATCTTctcattttgaaattttgaatcttAAGCACCTTTTGAATTGATTGAACTCAAAATTATTGACTTGAATTTTTTTCATGATTTTTAGAAGTCGGAACATGCAAATACTCTGGTATAGTTATTATGCAGGCAGTACGCAGGAACAAATCCATTGTCGTCCAGCGGTTAGGATATCTGGCTTTCACCCAGGAGACCCGGGTTCGATTCCCAGCAATGGAactttttaatgatttttttccCCCACCTCAAAACGTGTTGACCTAAAACTGGATTTACTTTGTAAAACCAGGTGGGAATTATATCAAATTTTTGAAACAAGTTTCACACAGTCTCACACTCAACTTCCTCGAAAAAGAAGGAAACTATTAAAGGCAATTGCCAAAACGTTGAcataaaaaagaaatggaaagaaatcgATTGGTTTATCTAAATGAGAATGATTGACAAATTTGCTTGTGCCTGTTCCGCACGAATTAGAAACTACCTAACGCCGTGCTCACCAAGCTTGCAAAGCCAAAAGCATTACTATATAACAAGAGGCGCATCCACCTCTTTACATCACAAAATCAACTTTCAGCTCACAT encodes the following:
- the LOC133734469 gene encoding zinc finger BED domain-containing protein RICESLEEPER 2-like, whose product is MAFVLGEIVASGLGLCFVPSHQHLDSCGLRKLMARGKKIARPRSDASGLEDSSTATSPSFPALLEAAREPEGADPTLEQAASQPAASQPSGSEAAASVGEAPSEKSGIKRSFVWEHFKEYDKIEHAKDADGKDIQIVHKRAHCIYCPRGKVGDFAVESSKNGTSGMIRHINLTCRYYPPNMEKSQKNLVGDKFKGNRLTTVTYNQDDYLEACVEMIVIDELPFSFVEKKGFNRFCVKVCPLFDVPSRRKLCRTFLSMYDTSKKDLKKTLRKYRLSLTTDTWTSVQNVNYMVLTAHFIDVDWKMHKRVINFYVIHNHQGSTIGKLIESCLVQWGIEKVMCITVDNASANKSALEWLVSRMNKSASYQQILSGKYMHVRCTAHITNLIVGHGLKRLQKSVLAIRNAVKFVRSSANRLDIFKKTVEREKLPCKGLVCLDVPTRWNSTYLMLEAALKFKKAFTVMAEDEDSNFANYFKEPDEEYDEDGNLVPSRNNRNRVGPPEVGDWEKAEVFVEFLRVFYDVYDVTLRVSASLHPTVHTTFHDVITMQKNIDNMFLEPEIATGSETEKVLMDMAANMRSRWFKYYGSFHEINHMIIIGLVLDARFKLKNVTHIFQTEGLNDDEVQRRTLEIKTLLFALYDQYVVVVDGGRHLQRQPSLGSSSSTLTSRSSRGGVRGQLLNNWKKVVEESSEAVVAHEVDQYLDSPLDPTDDEDCFDILCWWKINGCKFPVLAAIARDILGIQTSTVASEFCFSTGGRVIDCFRSSLTPKTVEGLICMQNWLLGDDIAEVVDDCSIENLEFYEEVEKDHESTASSKINVCPAPIPRAKGKGKLGAAGNVIDV